From Diadema setosum chromosome 5, eeDiaSeto1, whole genome shotgun sequence, the proteins below share one genomic window:
- the LOC140228779 gene encoding uncharacterized protein, with protein MTTNTERLPQTDDQGDDDVTTLKQSCRAYAGSLTRRFKELESCMLSTDNYEAVVNKAGQLDDTFKSYKERFGEYHARLTGQEAESALEEFQSRRRNKEEFDVRLASWMAKAKESVRETTQLDEGGDDDDDNASLQSSATRSSRSSRRSTSTTSSARLRDAKIKAEVAKLKLEQMKRTQELKIAQIKLEQELAAVEVANEMQQAQVEAQLLQEEIEGNCASEFCAGKARDSIENCTFLGPEGYRKAREILHDQFGQPFLVTTAHMRKVLSRQQIRPNDGAALWDLTRSMRRCEMVLSHMGFRADMDSSDNLLQIQQLLPMHMQAEWAKRAHIMMKQRVSPTFSMMADYIEECAQLSSNMFGQNIGKGKTTTPKDGKKFASSVKRTTLTTQGQSPKQASQWRCTCCSQSHSLTSCQRFKQMSRNERLNVIRQARLCDNCFKPGHLARECKQDSNCKVESCKWKHHTLLHFHVSKSSQERPQGQKSSTTTNEGATSAEECSITGAGNQPKQAEESKGNNYSNSSHTKQYKVCLRIVPVKIQAGTKEIKTWALLDEGSDVSLCDASLIEELNVKGKKRQFELTTVDGVSSKKDGLEVSLTVQNLNGREEIEIPRVWTVDKLPISDVLIPNKEDVKRWDHLKGITFPSIDRREVKLLIGGDTPEAFWVLEQRKGKRKEPYAIRSPLGWTLMGPMSTRQGPSSANVHFTCHDDPLQQQLKQFWESDYGGYLTDEKIGDSLEDLRAQKIMEESASITGGHYEVGLPWRHWPPNLPNNRYLAEARLRYLKKKLEKDDALKERYTKTVEDYITKGYAERVPIQTREAGHQEEKDEKPTSNTWYLPHHAVVHPRKPDKVRVVFHCAAKYQGTSLNNELLQGPDHTNNLVGVLLRFRQEPVAVVGDVEAMFHQVKVPDRDCDALRFLWWEKGELATEPKEYRMKVHLFGATSSPSCAGFALRKTAEDHQSEYDGDAVDTVRKNFYVDDCLKSVKTKEAAIKLIEDLRRLLNEGGFRLTKWMSNERDVLAAVPEADRAASMSSLDIEELPEERTLGILWDVQMDAFGFKVNVKDKPATRRGILSVASSLYDPLGFVAPFVLPAKALIQRLCRRGLSWDEPVSAEEEKEWRNWLEDLPTLTDLKINRCIKPEGFKEVASAQIHHFCDASEIGYASVAYLRLTDATGKVHCSFIMGKSRLAPVKAVSISRLELMAAVLAVTLDQFIKDELQIKVTDTTYWTDSTSVLQYIRNESRRFKTFVANRVAKIHNASTLSQWRHVDTTSNPADDGSRGMKATELINNLRWLEGPTFLWEEEENWPSPPEVLQELPQEDVEVKKANVNTVVSTDSLEELLTRFSSWNKLKRAFAWILRYKAFLRHKGDAGSVRTGHFTAKELEDAELEIIKRVQRKAFPAEMSSEGKKGTPPKSSTLDKLNPINVEGVMRVGGRLGKSPLSDDLKHPLILPHDHHVTTLLVSHYHHDVGHSGAGMTWTALREKYWVIRGGATVRKVLGNCLHCKKRSSQRGQQLMADLPTERVTPDKPPFTYTGIDFFGPFRVKRGRSEVKRYGCVFTCLASRAVHLEVAHSLDTDSFVFALRRFISRRGYPAKIFSDNGTNFRSGHKELKESLASLNSSKIGRFLSQKGIAWQFTPPGASHMGGVWERVIRSVRKILEGLLNQQLITDEALMTFMTEVEAILNARPLTQLNTDPHDDEPLTPNHLLLLRKSPSLPPGIFTKDDCYTRRRWRQVQYLADQFWKRWVKEYLPLLQQRQKWTKSKRNFMQDDLVLVADDCAPRGQWPLGRIVATYPDKLGRVKQVDVRVGLKSFRRPISKLCLLEARGES; from the exons ATGACAACCAATACGGAGCGACTTCCACAAACTGACGAccaaggtgatgatgatgtcacGACCCTCAAACAGTCGTGCCGTGCTTATGCTGGCAGCCTTACAAGAAGGTTCAAGGAACTGGAAAGCTGTATGTTAAGCACGGACAATTATGAGGCCGTTGTAAATAAGGCTGGCCAGTTAGATGACACCTTCAAATCGTATAAAGAACGCTTTGGGGAGTATCATGCACGGCTAACTGGCCAGGAAGCAGAATCTGCGCTGGAGGAATTCCAATCCAGGCGGAGGAACAAGGAAGAGTTTGACGTCAGGCTGGCGAGCTGGATGGCGAAGGCCAAGGAGAGCGTGCGGGAGACGACGCAACTGGACGAAGGCGGGGACGACGATGACGACAACGCGTCGCTGCAGTCTTCCGCGACCAGGAGCAGTAGGTCATCTCGGCGCTCAACAAGCACCACATCCAGTGCCAGACTGAGGGATGCTAAGATCAAGGCTGAAGTCGCGAAACTTAAGCTCGAACAAATGAAAAGGACACAAGAACTCAAGATTGCTCAAATAAAGCTTGAGCAAGAACTTGCTGCCGTAGAGGTGGCAAATGAAATGCAACAGGCGCAAGTAGAGGCTCAGTTACTTCAAGAAGAAATTGAAGGTAATTGCGCCAGTGAG TTCTGTGCAGGGAAGGCCAGAGATAGCATTGAGAATTGCACATTTCTAGGTCCAGAGGGGTACAGAAAGGCCAGAGAAATCCTGCATGACCAGTTCGGGCAGCCCTTCCTGGTGACCACTGCCCACATGAGGAAAGTGCTGAGTCGTCAACAAATAAGACCCAACGATGGAGCTGCTCTGTGGGACCTCACCAGGTCCATGCGGCGATGCGAGATGGTCTTGTCGCACATGGGATTCCGGGCTGATATGGACAGCTCGGATAACCTGCTGCAGATCCAACAGCTTCTTCCTATGCACATGCAAGCAGAGTGGGCAAAACGAGCACACATCATGATGAAGCAGCGGGTGTCACCGACATTCTCGATGATGGCTGATTACATCGAAGAGTGTGCCCAGCTCTCCTCTAACATGTTTGGTCAGAACATAGGCAAGGGCAAGACGACTACCCCCAAGGATGGCAAGAAGTTCGCGAGTAGTGTCAAACGAACAACGCTAACCACGCAAGGGCAATCACCAAAACAGGCATCACAGTGGAGGTGCACATGCTGCTCTCAGTCACACAGCTTGACATCATGCCAGCGCTTCAAGCAAATGTCCCGCAATGAAAGGTTGAACGTGATACGACAGGCAAGACTGTGTGACAATTGCTTCAAGCCAGGCCACCTAGCCAGGGAGTGCAAGCAGGACAGCAACTGCAAGGTCGAGAGCTGCAAGTGGAAGCACCACACCCTCCTTCACTTCCACGTCTCAAAGAGCAGTCAAGAAAGGCCACAAGGGCAGAAATCGAGCACAACGACGAATGAAGGTGCCACATCAGCAGAAGAGTGTTCGATAACTGGGGCCGGTAACCAACCAAAGCAAGCTGAAGAATCCAAAGGCAACAATTACTCCAACAGCAGTCACACCAAGCAGTATAAAGTGTGTTTACGAATTGTGCCCGTGAAGATCCAGGCAGGAACGAAGGAGATTAAGACGTGGGCGCTGCTCGATGAAGGCAGCGACGTATCTCTGTGTGATGCAAGCCTAATAGAGGAACTTAACGTAAAGGGGAAGAAAAGGCAGTTCGAACTAACAACCGTAGATGGTGTCAGCTCCAAGAAGGATGGCCTCGAGGTGAGTCTGACAGTGCAGAACCTCAATGGAAGGGAAGAAATCGAGATACCGCGTGTCTGGACGGTAGACAAGTTACCGATATCAGACGTTCTTATTCCTAACAAGGAAGATGTCAAACGATGGGACCACCTCAAAGGAATAACATTTCCATCGATAGATAGAAGAGAAGTCAAACTTCTGATTGGCGGAGACACCCCAGAGGCATTCTGGGTCCttgaacaaagaaagggaaaaagaaaagaaccgTATGCCATACGTTCTCCGCTCGGATGGACACTGATGGGACCGATGTCAACGCGACAAGGGCCTTCCTCCGCCAATGTTCACTTCACATGTCATGATGATCCACTTCAACAGCAGCTAAAGCAGTTCTGGGAGTCAGACTATGGAGGTTACCTAACGGATGAGAAAATCGGCGACTCACTCGAAGACCTCCGCGCACAGAAGATCATGGAAGAAAGCGCTTCCATTACCGGCGGTCATTACGAAGTAGGCTTACCATGGCGCCACTGGCCTCCAAACCTGCCAAACAATCGTTACCTCGCAGAAGCAAGACTGCGGTACTTGAAGAAGAAACTGGAGAAGGATGACGCCCTCAAAGAAAGGTACACGAAAACTGTCGAAGACTACATAACAAAGGGTTATGCAGAAAGGGTACCAATACAGACACGAGAAGCAGGACATCAAGAAGAGAAAGATGAGAAGCCTACCTCAAATACGTGGTACCTACCGCACCATGCCGTTGTTCACCCTCGGAAACCAGACAAGGTCAGAGTCGTTTTCCACTGCGCCGCGAAGTACCAGGGTACCTCTTTGAACAACGAACTACTTCAAGGACCTGATCATACTAACAACCTGGTGGGCGTACTCCTGAGATTCAGACAGGAACCAGTTGCTGTGGTTGGTGATGTGGAGGCCATGTTCCATCAAGTAAAGGTCCCAGATAGAGATTGTGATGCACTTCGATTCCTCTGGTGGGAAAAGGGAGAACTTGCAACAGAGCCAAAGGAGTACAGAATGAAAGTTCATCTGTTTGGAGCAACCTCCTCTCCGAGTTGTGCAGGCTTTGCATTGCGGAAGACCGCAGAAGACCACCAGAGCGAGTATGACGGAGATGCAGTCGACACTGTACGGAAGAATTTCTATGTCGACGACTGCTTGAAGTCTGTAAAGACCAAAGAAGCAGCCATTAAGCTGATTGAAGATCTGAGACGGTTACTGAATGAGGGCGGTTTCCGGCTCACAAAGTGGATGAGTAATGAGCGTGACGTCCTGGCTGCCGTACCTGAGGCTGACAGGGCAGCATCCATGTCGAGTCTAGACATTGAAGAGCTACCAGAAGAACGCACGCTCGGAATCCTTTGGGATGTACAGATGGATGCTTTTGGGTTCAAGGTCAACGTAAAGGACAAACCAGCAACAAGACGCGGCATTTTGTCTGTAGCTAGCTCCCTATACGACCCACTAGGGTTTGTAGCTCCATTTGTACTTCCAGCAAAGGCACTGATACAACGGTTATGTAGACGAGGTCTGAGCTGGGATGAGCCAGTCTCCgcagaggaagagaaagaatggAGAAACTGGTTGGAAGATCTACCCACGTTGACAGACCTAAAGATCAACAGGTGTATCAAACCAGAGGGTTTCAAGGAAGTAGCCTCAGCTCAAATCCATCACTTTTGTGATGCATCCGAAATAGGATATgcatcagtggcgtatctgcgTTTAACAGACGCCACAGGTAAAGTGCACTGCTCCTTCATCATGGGGAAATCGAGACTAGCACCTGTGAAGGCTGTATCCATATCAAGGCTTGAGTTGATGGCAGCGGTCCTGGCAGTGACGTTGGACCAATTCATCAAGGATGAACTTCAGATCAAGGTCACAGACACCACATACTGGACCGACTCCACATCAGTACTACAGTACATAAGAAACGAAAGCAGGCGTTTCAAGACCTTTGTTGCAAATCGTGTCGCTAAGATTCACAACGCCTCCACGCTATCTCAATGGCGTCATGTTGATACAACATCCAACCCAGCAGACGATGGATCTCGTGGCATGAAAGCGACAGAATTAATCAACAACCTACGCTGGCTGGAGGGCCCCACATTCCTatgggaagaagaagaaaattggCCATCACCCCCAGAAGTGCTGCAGGAACTGCCACAAGAAGACGTAGAAGTAAAGAAAGCCAATGTCAACACAGTGGTTTCAACTGACAGCCTAGAGGAGCTGTTAACCAGGTTCTCTTCATGGAACAAACTCAAGAGGGCTTTCGCATGGATACTGCGCTACAAGGCATTTCTGCGACACAAGGGTGATGCAGGAAGTGTGAGAACGGGACACTTCACAGCAAAGGAGCTAGAAGACGCAGAGCTGGAAATAATCAAGCGAGTGCAGAGAAAAGCCTTTCCAGCAGAAATGTCAAGTGAAGGAAAGAAAGGCACACCACCAAAGTCAAGCACACTAGACAAATTAAACCCCATCAACGTTGAAGGAGTGATGAGAGTTGGAGGAAGACTAGGGAAATCCCCGCTCTCAGATGATCTGAAACACCCACTGATTCTCCCTCATGATCACCACGTGACTACCTTGCTCGTCTCCCACTACCACCATGATGTTGGACACTCAGGTGCCGGCATGACGTGGACTGCACTCAGAGAAAAGTACTGGGTAATCCGAGGTGGTGCTACTGTTCGCAAGGTATTGGGAAATTGTCTGCATTGCAAGAAGAGAAGCTCACAGCGAGGTCAACAACTCATGGCTGACCTTCCTACTGAACGGGTCACTCCAGATAAGCCTCCTTTCACCTACACAGGAATTGACTTCTTCGGGCCATTCCGAGTAAAGAGAGGTCGCAGTGAGGTGAAAAGATACGGATGTGTGTTCACCTGCCTTGCTTCAAGAGCAGTACATCTGGAGGTAGCACACTCCTTGGATACCGATTCCTTTGTGTTCGCTCTGAGACGATTCATCAGCCGTAGGGGTTACCCCGCAAAGATATTCAGTGACAACGGAACAAACTTCAGAAGCGGACACAAGGAATTGAAAGAAAGTCTTGCATCGCTGAACAGCAGCAAGATTGGACGATTCCTAAGCCAAAAGGGAATCGCATGGCAATTCACCCCTCCAGGAGCAAGTCATATGGGGGGAGTTTGGGAGCGTGTAATACGTTCGGTTCGTAAGATTCTTGAAGGCCTCCTGAACCAGCAGCTCATCACAGACGAGGCGTTGATGACGTTCATGACTGAAGTAGAAGCCATTCTAAATGCCAGACCCTTGACGCAACTGAATACCGACCCACATGATGACGAACCACTTACGCCCAATCATCTACTACTGCTGAGGAAGAGTCCATCCCTGCCCCCTGGAATATTTACCAAGGATGACTGTTACACTCGACGAAGATGGCGTCAGGTGCAGTACCTTGCAGACCAGTTTTGGAAACGTTGGGTCAAAGAATATCTACCTCTCCTCCAACAGAGGCAGAAATGGACAAAATCCAAACGAAACTTCATGCAAGATGATCTAGTCCTGGTCGCAGATGACTGTGCGCCTCGTGGGCAGTGGCCTTTAGGTAGGATTGTGGCCACGTACCCTGATAAGCTTGGTAGGGTCAAGCAGGTTGATGTACGGGTGGGTCTGAAAAGCTTCAGGAGACCCATCTCAAAGTTGTGCCTTTTGGAGGCACGAGGAGAATCGTAA